Proteins co-encoded in one Nitrospiraceae bacterium genomic window:
- the pssA gene encoding CDP-diacylglycerol--serine O-phosphatidyltransferase translates to MKTAGLRQAMGRAARQRHAMHLIPNLFTTGNLFCGVYAILSVFNANYMAAAIAILVAMVFDVLDGKSARLTNSTSHFGLEYDSLSDVVSFGVAPGLLIYSWALSGQGTFGIAVMFAYVAMGAVRLARFNATVALSDSKYFTGLAIPAAAGVVASLVIFDHYIVRMGAEIRPILVLFITLSLSFLMVSTIKYRSFKDMKFRGGRHFTYLVWGILALMLVASWPQVMLFVIFAGYALLGPAERLVGLVAKVIGKRPMGRAEQSIIEPKF, encoded by the coding sequence ATGAAAACTGCCGGTTTGCGTCAAGCGATGGGACGAGCTGCCAGGCAGCGGCATGCCATGCATCTGATCCCCAATCTGTTCACGACAGGCAATTTATTCTGCGGAGTCTATGCGATCTTGTCCGTGTTCAATGCCAACTACATGGCGGCCGCGATTGCAATTCTGGTCGCGATGGTGTTCGACGTGTTGGATGGAAAGTCCGCTCGGCTGACCAACAGCACGAGTCATTTCGGACTTGAATATGATTCCCTGTCCGATGTGGTATCGTTCGGCGTGGCGCCGGGCCTGCTGATTTATTCATGGGCGTTGAGCGGTCAAGGAACCTTTGGAATCGCAGTGATGTTTGCCTATGTCGCCATGGGAGCCGTGCGGCTGGCGCGGTTCAACGCAACCGTGGCGTTATCCGATAGCAAATACTTCACCGGGTTGGCCATCCCTGCTGCAGCGGGTGTAGTGGCATCGCTCGTGATCTTCGATCATTACATTGTGCGGATGGGGGCAGAAATCAGGCCAATTCTCGTGTTGTTCATTACCCTATCTCTGTCATTCTTAATGGTCAGCACGATTAAGTACCGCAGCTTCAAGGATATGAAGTTTCGGGGCGGGCGCCACTTCACTTATCTGGTGTGGGGAATTCTCGCCCTGATGCTAGTAGCATCGTGGCCTCAAGTTATGTTATTTGTAATCTTCGCCGGATATGCCTTGCTCGGTCCGGCGGAGCGGCTCGTCGGGCTCGTTGCCAAAGTGATCGGAAAGCGTCCGATGGGGAGAGCCGAGCAGTCGATTATCGAACCGAAGTTTTAG
- the ilvC gene encoding ketol-acid reductoisomerase, giving the protein MMKIYYDKDADLQQIRNKKVAVIGYGSQGHAHALNMKESGVEVVIGLREGASWKKAEQSGLKVMPVADAVKASDVVMILAPDEAQAAIYRQDVAPHLKPGAYLAFGHGFNIHFGQIVPPSTVNVFMVAPKGPGHLVRSEYTKGSGVPCLLAIHQDPSGTTRQVGLAYASAIGGGRAGVIETNFREETETDLFGEQVVLCGGLTSLIQAGYETLVEAGYSPEMAYFECLHEVKLIVDLIYQGGIANMRYSISTTAKYGDITRGPRIVTDQTKQEMKKILGEIQSGQFAKEWVLENQANRPVYNALLAKGEGHPIEAVGAKLRAMMPWLKKDQLVDKSKN; this is encoded by the coding sequence GATAAGGATGCAGACCTTCAACAGATTCGCAACAAGAAGGTCGCTGTCATCGGCTACGGCAGTCAAGGCCATGCCCATGCACTGAACATGAAAGAGAGCGGTGTGGAGGTGGTCATCGGCTTACGAGAGGGCGCGTCCTGGAAGAAGGCTGAGCAGAGCGGCCTTAAAGTCATGCCGGTGGCCGATGCGGTGAAGGCGTCCGATGTCGTGATGATCTTAGCCCCGGATGAAGCGCAAGCGGCGATCTATCGGCAGGACGTGGCACCACATCTCAAGCCGGGGGCGTATCTTGCGTTCGGCCACGGATTCAACATTCATTTCGGTCAAATCGTGCCGCCGTCCACCGTGAATGTGTTCATGGTGGCGCCGAAAGGGCCGGGTCACCTCGTCCGATCAGAATATACGAAGGGCAGCGGGGTACCCTGCTTGCTGGCTATTCACCAAGATCCAAGCGGCACCACGCGGCAGGTCGGATTAGCTTACGCCAGTGCCATCGGGGGCGGACGAGCCGGCGTGATCGAGACGAACTTCCGAGAAGAAACGGAAACCGATCTCTTCGGCGAACAGGTCGTGCTCTGTGGAGGCCTGACGTCTCTCATTCAAGCAGGCTACGAAACGTTGGTCGAGGCAGGCTACTCTCCTGAGATGGCCTATTTTGAATGTCTCCATGAAGTGAAATTGATCGTCGATTTAATCTACCAGGGTGGCATCGCCAATATGCGGTATTCCATCAGCACAACGGCCAAGTACGGCGACATCACCCGCGGCCCACGCATAGTGACGGACCAGACGAAGCAGGAAATGAAAAAAATCCTCGGCGAGATTCAGAGTGGCCAATTCGCCAAGGAATGGGTGCTCGAAAATCAAGCCAATCGCCCCGTCTACAATGCGCTGCTTGCCAAAGGCGAAGGCCATCCAATCGAAGCGGTCGGAGCCAAGTTGCGGGCGATGATGCCCTGGCTCAAGAAAGACCAGCTGGTCGATAAGAGTAAGAACTGA
- a CDS encoding phosphatidylserine decarboxylase family protein — translation MADRAVGVPIVKEGIPFVGIGGGVTLLAGFLGWAVVALLAGGLTLFTAWFFRNPARVIPQGPGLVVAPGDGTVISIEEEFEPRFIKDRSVRLTIFLNVFDVHVNRVPCEGVVEDIQYQPGAYLVASKPEATLKNEQNALFLRTSQGAKVLCVQVAGLIARRIVCWLSPGDRVARGERFGLIRFGSRMDTFLPLGTALKVSVGDRVKGGETIVGVLR, via the coding sequence GTGGCGGACCGTGCCGTCGGCGTGCCGATCGTCAAAGAGGGAATTCCTTTCGTTGGAATCGGAGGCGGCGTTACACTGCTTGCAGGGTTTTTGGGGTGGGCGGTTGTTGCATTGCTGGCCGGAGGGCTCACCCTCTTCACGGCCTGGTTTTTCAGAAATCCTGCGAGAGTCATTCCTCAAGGACCCGGATTAGTCGTCGCGCCAGGCGACGGCACGGTGATCAGCATCGAGGAGGAGTTTGAACCTCGATTTATAAAGGATCGAAGTGTTCGGCTCACGATCTTTTTGAACGTCTTCGATGTGCACGTGAATCGCGTCCCGTGTGAAGGGGTGGTCGAAGACATTCAGTATCAGCCAGGAGCTTATCTGGTGGCGAGCAAACCGGAAGCGACGTTGAAGAACGAACAAAATGCTCTGTTTCTCCGAACGTCGCAGGGTGCGAAAGTGCTCTGTGTCCAAGTCGCGGGGCTGATCGCGCGGCGTATCGTCTGCTGGCTCTCGCCGGGTGACCGTGTGGCGCGGGGTGAACGATTCGGACTCATCCGATTCGGTTCCCGCATGGACACGTTTCTCCCGCTTGGGACAGCCTTGAAGGTCTCAGTCGGTGATCGGGTAAAGGGTGGCGAAACGATCGTGGGGGTGCTGCGATGA